Within Deltaproteobacteria bacterium RIFCSPHIGHO2_02_FULL_44_16, the genomic segment ACAGAAGCCATGGTTGCTGCCGGGGCAAACAGTGAAGCGGAAATAAGCGGTTGATTCCCAATCAACATCGTCACTGCCATAGTTTCCCCAAGCGCTCGCCCGAGCCCCAGAAAAATCGCACCGACAATACCTGATCGTCCATAACGAAGCACGGCCACACGAATCATTTCCCATTGTGTAGCTCCGAGTGCGAGCGCTGCTTCTCGCTGATGATCGGGGACCGCATTGAGCACATCACGCGAAAGAGAAGAAATAATCGGAATCAGCATAATGGAGAGAATCACGCCAGCCGCGAACATCCCGATACCAAACGGAGGACCCTGAAAAAAAGGGAGAAAGCCGAGATACTCAATAAAAAATGGCTGCACACTTTCGCGAAGCCACGGAACAAGATAAAAAACACCCCAGAGTCCATAAATAACGGAAGGGATGGCTGCAAGAAGTTCCGTTGCATACGCAAGTGGAGTTCGAAGAAAAAAAGGAGAGAACTCCGTGAGAAAAAGAGCAATGCCGAGACTGACCGGAACCGCAAGCAAAAGTGCGAGTAACGAGGAAACGACTGTTCCATACATAAAAGGGAGAACTCCGAACTCGCCTGCCACAGGATCCCAAACAGTAGAACTTACAAAATGAATTCCAAAGGTGCGAAGCGCGGGAAATCCCTTCACAAACAACATCGCTCCCGTAAAGGCAACGAGAGCGACGAGAATAAAACCACAACACTTGGTGACACATGCAAAAGAGCGATCCCCATTCATACGAAATTACTTTCCAACTTGAATATGCGAAATCGTTTCATCAAGCTTTAAAGCCACACTCGACGGAAGTGGTGAGTAGTGAAGTTCTGAAGCAAATTTTTGTCCATCATGCGTTGCCCACTTTAAAAACTCAACCATTGCTTTTCCTTTTTGTGTATCATGTTGTTTTTCATAGATCAAAAGATACGTAAAAGCGCTCAGAGGATAGGCTTTCGTCCCTTCACTATTCGTGAGCGAAACACGATAATCCTGGGGAAGCGTTACATTCGTCGCTGCTGCGGACACAGATACCGTCGTCGGTTCAACAAAATTTCCTGCTTTATTTTTTATGGAGGCTACCGCGACATTATTTTTTATCGCATACGCAAGTTCCATGTAACCGATAGCTCCTGGAGTTTGTTTTACAAGACCTGTAACGCCTTCATTTCCTTTTGCTCCAATACCAACCGGCCAACTCACAGATTTTCCCGTTCCAACATTGTCCGACCAATCTGGACTCACTTTCGAAAGATATTCTGTAAAAATAAAGGTTGTTCCACTTCCATCTGAGCGACGAACAGGAAGAATATCTTTGTTCGGAAGATGAACTTCTTTATTCAACTCTTGAATTTTTGGATCATTCCATTTGGTAATTTTTCCCATAAACATCTCGGCGACCACAGAACCGGTCAGCTTCAAACCCTTACTGACACCGGGAACATGATAAGCAACAGCAACCGCGCCAATGACAGTGGGAATATGAAGAATTTTCGAGCCTTCTGCTTTCTGCAAATCTGCATCTTCCATCGGAGCATCAGAAGCGCCGAAATCAACGGTTTTTTCCAAAATTTGACGAATGCCGCCACCGCTTCCGATCGATTGATAATTGAATTTTACGCCTGGATACATCTGTTCATAATGATGAAACCATTTGGAGTAGAGCGGATAGGGAAACGTTGCTCCCGCACCATTCATAAGAAGTCCTTCTCCAGCAAATGCGTTTATGGAAATAAATCCAACCAAAAATCCGATCAACATCACCATACGTGCAAAACATTTCATCATGCCTCCTTTTTGAAGTGTTCTGTTTCTGACATCCGTATGTGACATTTTGATGGCAATTGTGGAAATGTTCCGAGTAGGTTTCAGGACAAAGGAAATGTCAGGGAAAATCGCGTCCCTTTTCCCAGCTCGCTTTCCACAGCAACTTCTCCTCCATGAATGTGCATGAGATGTTTCACGATCGCGAGCCCTAGACCAGTTCCACCGACATCGCGTGAACGACCTTTATCCACGCGATAGAAACGCTCAAAAATATGAGGAAGACTTTCGGAAGCAATCCCACTTCCTGTGTCTTCGATCATCACGATACAGTTCTTCGGGTGCTGGAAAGCGCTCACCATAATCCGTCCTTCGGCAGGAGTATGTTTCAAAGCAT encodes:
- a CDS encoding phosphate ABC transporter permease subunit PstC, which gives rise to MNGDRSFACVTKCCGFILVALVAFTGAMLFVKGFPALRTFGIHFVSSTVWDPVAGEFGVLPFMYGTVVSSLLALLLAVPVSLGIALFLTEFSPFFLRTPLAYATELLAAIPSVIYGLWGVFYLVPWLRESVQPFFIEYLGFLPFFQGPPFGIGMFAAGVILSIMLIPIISSLSRDVLNAVPDHQREAALALGATQWEMIRVAVLRYGRSGIVGAIFLGLGRALGETMAVTMLIGNQPLISASLFAPAATMASVIANEFTEATDDLYLAALFGIGFVLFVLTFLINAGARHLVTSIGQGKMRKDE
- a CDS encoding phosphate ABC transporter substrate-binding protein PstS, whose protein sequence is MMKCFARMVMLIGFLVGFISINAFAGEGLLMNGAGATFPYPLYSKWFHHYEQMYPGVKFNYQSIGSGGGIRQILEKTVDFGASDAPMEDADLQKAEGSKILHIPTVIGAVAVAYHVPGVSKGLKLTGSVVAEMFMGKITKWNDPKIQELNKEVHLPNKDILPVRRSDGSGTTFIFTEYLSKVSPDWSDNVGTGKSVSWPVGIGAKGNEGVTGLVKQTPGAIGYMELAYAIKNNVAVASIKNKAGNFVEPTTVSVSAAATNVTLPQDYRVSLTNSEGTKAYPLSAFTYLLIYEKQHDTQKGKAMVEFLKWATHDGQKFASELHYSPLPSSVALKLDETISHIQVGK